Proteins encoded by one window of Halomonas chromatireducens:
- the hemB gene encoding porphobilinogen synthase — protein sequence MTTRQFPATRMRRMRRDDFSRRLMRETTLTPSDLIWPVFVLEGEQRREAVPSMPGVERLSLDLLIDEARDAHALGIPAIALFPVVDQSLKSELAEEAYSSSGLVQRSVRALKEAVPELGIMTDVALDPYTSHGQDGIIDANGYVLNDRTVETLLKQALSHAEAGADVVAPSDMMDGRIGEIRQVLEQEHLHNVRIMAYSAKYASRYYGPFRDAVGSAANLGKADKRTYQMDPANGDEALHEVALDLAEGADMVMVKPGMPYLDVVRRIKDELKVPTYAYQVSGEYAMHMAAFDNGWLEADEVILESLMCFKRAGADGILTYFAKRAARLLASSSA from the coding sequence ATGACCACACGCCAGTTTCCAGCCACCCGCATGCGTCGCATGCGCCGTGACGACTTCTCTCGTCGACTGATGCGGGAAACGACCCTGACGCCATCTGACCTGATCTGGCCCGTGTTCGTTCTCGAAGGTGAGCAGCGCCGTGAGGCCGTTCCATCAATGCCTGGCGTCGAGCGCCTGTCGCTGGACCTGCTGATCGATGAGGCCCGGGACGCTCATGCGCTAGGCATCCCCGCCATCGCCCTGTTCCCCGTGGTGGACCAGTCGCTGAAGAGCGAGCTGGCCGAAGAGGCCTACAGCTCCAGCGGACTGGTACAGCGCAGCGTCCGGGCACTGAAAGAGGCCGTCCCCGAACTCGGGATCATGACCGATGTGGCCCTCGACCCCTATACCAGCCACGGCCAGGACGGCATCATCGACGCCAACGGCTATGTCCTCAACGACCGCACCGTGGAAACCCTGCTCAAGCAGGCGCTCTCCCATGCTGAGGCCGGGGCCGACGTGGTGGCACCCTCCGACATGATGGATGGCCGCATCGGCGAGATACGCCAGGTACTCGAGCAGGAACACCTGCACAACGTCCGCATCATGGCCTACAGCGCCAAGTACGCCTCCCGTTACTACGGCCCCTTCCGCGATGCCGTGGGCTCCGCTGCCAACCTGGGGAAGGCGGACAAGCGCACCTACCAGATGGACCCGGCCAACGGCGACGAGGCGCTACACGAAGTGGCTCTCGACCTGGCCGAGGGGGCCGACATGGTGATGGTCAAGCCGGGCATGCCCTATCTCGACGTGGTGCGGCGCATCAAGGACGAGCTCAAGGTCCCCACCTATGCCTATCAGGTGAGTGGCGAATACGCCATGCACATGGCCGCCTTCGACAACGGCTGGCTGGAGGCCGACGAGGTGATCCTCGAGTCTCTGATGTGCTTCAAGCGAGCCGGTGCCGACGGCATCCTCACCTACTTCGCCAAGCGCGCGGCCCGGCTGCTGGCTTCTAGCTCCGCTTGA